DNA from Cataglyphis hispanica isolate Lineage 1 chromosome 6, ULB_Chis1_1.0, whole genome shotgun sequence:
taattatataatcaattttgagattatattacattttattcactAACCtgagtttttttcttttttttttttatatttgaacatatgttatacacatatttctaCATTTCACTCCCTGACGGGATTTCTATATGGAGTAACTACACGGATTCAATGagataaagtttattattataagtcgGATTAGAGTCGTCGCCTTTTTTCAGATTATACGTAATCATTTAATATGCACACAAAGAACGTATGTTTACATTTACGTATGGTTACAATGCAAAGAATCTTGTTTCGGATTTCGGCACAAACGTAACATATTTGACTTTCTTATTTGCAACAACGATATAGCACTTCGAGGCAAATACAGGAAATGATAAAGCCACGCATTTGATACTAGATGACACAAGAGTaagtacaataatatatttttcaatacaattcgctgataaaaaaaattcgataaattgataagagactattaaaaattatcgtcaaaaaaattataaaaaatgcagcGCACagtaacaaagaaaaaatgataatacagCATAATGAATCATACCACGTGCATTCCGAGCAGCCACGCATTCATATacttataatgatataattagtatttattatgatattatgataCAAATGTTACatgttaatatctttataataatcggCAGTCTCTGTGCTGGTCTCTGTGACATCGCCGCCGCGTTAAATAATCTTCATTACGTTCTACAGAGTACACAGAGTATCCACTTCTCTAGGACGTAATTAACAGATCAAACGGGGGCGTGTGTCGGCTCAGGTCCCTAAGTatctccttctccttctcctcctccaccATCATCAACTATTTACATAAATGCCTTGCGAAATCTCTCCGTAACACGCTGCATTTATTAGAAAGAacgaaaaaatcaatttacattattgtttccttttctctctgttttccctctgattttatatatataatttttcgcagCATATATTCGCCGCACACACACCTCGTGAAATGTTTACCAATTCGTTCAAAATGAAACATGAATCATGATCACGCGTTTTCGTTAGAAGTGATCCGCAATAAACATGACGTTTACGTGATATTTCAAATAGCCCGTAGTGAAATATCATACAAAAGAAAGAAGCAAAGACGAAGTGAAGAGAAATATGGAAAGAAActagtaatataatacatttgcgcgactgttaataattatgtaagatAAACCGAGACATTCACTAAACTCGCGAGGGATACAATAATAACATGTATCTCTCGTATCTATCAAATGTGTTTCGTATTACTATCTATTGTTCATTTCTTCTTATGtggatatattgttattacatttaaaatttcgcACAAACTTTTTCTCTGGCTATTCGCACGATTTTGCTTTCTTcttagaagaaatttatacttttctctGGTCATCTTACTGTTCTTTATACACAAGTTCGTAAACGTATTCTATTCTATCGATTAATCTTAACGAGATACTCAGTGAATTGTGTTATCCGCATATATATACGGTTCTGAgagataaacataaatttaataacatgtaAACAATTTCCGTTATAATTGTTTCACATTTCATGTAGAGAGATATTCTACTACTTACACTTGGAGATTATACAAGACGCTGAGTATCGCGCTAAATACGAATTTGCAACCTACATCGCTATATCTGGAGTCGCCAAAATTCTGAGAAATTGTGACAAAGATTCTTATGGCTATTTCTCAGGTTTTGGAGAATTCACCAATTTAAGTATCCATACTTCTTTCGATATTCGAATGTCAGAATCAAGCTGTATACAGTTTCAAAAGAAGCTAAAATAACAAAGCATGtactttttatagaaaaattgcaCGATGCGATTATGGCAAAGTAAATGTAATGAGAGAATAAAtagaatgaaattttgaaaaaaatcatatgcaTAGTCTATAGCTGTAACGATAAACTGTGAATCACAATAATGACCttgttatgtaaaaatattaatgtgagaattttaaaaaagataaatggaTGACTGccttgataaaaaagaaaaatttttacagttGTACACTATTATCTACAAAAACTTTGATGCTTTAGTTTTAATATGCTCTCCATATTACACTTTCCATATTACTGTTGCAATAagtagtatataaatttttacataggCTGTTTTACATATGCTACTGTACAagaagaatgtaaaaaaaatttcttatatcttttcCTGCtccaatttaaatataaaaatttatctatataaataaatctacagCTTTAGGCACAAATCTAACTTTCacatatttgatattgaaaatattatgtgcCATATCATCAGAATTTCAAAATGgtgttattattcattatgaaTTGcagtgacatatttttttctttgtttataaaaGATCACTTAATTTaactcaataaaatatttaactcatAAAaggcatataataaaattaaagctgcttattcttatttattacgcTATATTCTCAACTCACAGGACCAATCATTCCATCTTTGGAGATGACATAttcgtttgaaaaataaatctctttcatATGTCTCTGCCTAGATCATAACACTAACTCTAATACAGTCAGAGTGATAAGATCAGTGTTAAATGTGGAAAGACTGGTCCTTAAAGACAATATTGAATTTACGTTTTTGTTAATCCTCCAATATTATGCTATCTGATGTGAAACTTCAGTCTCTACATCCTTTATACACTGTACAATTAATGAAActagaaaaaagtaaagaaaaaatactttcacATATTAATccgattgtaaaaatttaatgatattgcatattaaattaacagttTATCTAGAGcatcacaaattaaatattagatagtATTTTCACTGAAAATTatggataaaaaaacaaatgaaaattatactatAACAAGAATATCAGATGTGAATCGTGGATAGACATAAACTTTGGAAGATTGACAATGTATCCATTTTGTTCATTCAACCgtgatttttacaaattatatttttacataccgGAATGCACGTGATGATAttcattattgcaatatataattatggctgcagaaatataagtatatcaaAAGATTTTCGTGgctttaatgttattaataaaagttgctattaataaaaagtgaaagatGTGCACACATTACGGTCGGACTACGTACAATcaacatgatttttaatagatacagAACGTTTTTCgcgcttaatttttttcgaagaatgtctatgcattttttatgtatttctttatGACTCGGACTCAgtgaattacaatttttttttcttttaattaatatgttgtGGCATAACAAGTAGATAAGTGTTATTGCATATCAACAATTTCATTTTGTAACATattatgttacaaaatatttccaaaaaaattttctagcaCATGTAGAATATCTACATATACcagatatatctaatttataattataataaaaagacaattaatgtttattaactCATTAATATATGAGTAATATGTATAAGTTATGTTAATCAAATTCCTATTAAAGAATTCGAGATGATTATAGAGTCATCTCTTGATGCTTGAGGAACAATTCCTCTtgtacacataaatatttaagtaagaTCTAAATAAGTTTAAGTTGCATCTTCTCACGATTGActtgaaatacaaaaattcaagCACAACAACATCTATAgcaaatatctaatattatataattttgaaatatttttttagttgctACTCACAGATATGCATATTGAAAAGTTTTCGTCCAATacgcatgatatatataaatattatgtggaTGGAATCGTAAACCCCCggtaacaatttataaaaatggaaaattcgtTCATTGGTGTCagcaatgattattttatgctaTTGCTTTGCGATTTTGACGATTATGAAATTGGGCAAATCTCTACAACCCAAATGAATTTATACCGATGTGAAATCTTACCTTTTcactttataaattcttttgaacAGCTTTTATATGAGAAACAATGTCGCGtgatgaaaaaacaaaaacaaaatgttttatgtaatCACAGTTGGTGCGTCACGGCAAGTATATTGACGAAGTTCGCTTAATTCTAatgcgatattaattaaaggtTTTAACACCAATTGTGCGTCTTTCTCGAAAGTAGCTGGATCATTCTCATAACTATCGATATACATACGGATAGTAGCGCCTGAACTTCCTGTTCCGGATAAGCGAAATATAATGCGAGAACCATCCTCGAACAATATCCGTAAACCCTAATTGTACAAAacgatataataaactatagtttgaaaatatgagagcatcatagtaaatataatcatagaACACATACTTGTTTCATAGCTTTGCTACCATCAACAGGATCCGTGTAGGAGTAATTATCTGCTTGCTTAACAACATATTCTTTACCTTCATGCTGCAGCTTTCTGCCAATAAATTCTGATTTCTGAATCAGTACTTCAAGGCTCTGCATCATGTTATCTGCACTTCCAGAGTCGCAATTTTCATAATCATATCTAAATTcgataataagattaaaaatttgaaaaagtaatAGAGGATCGCTGAGAGTTggggaatatttaaatatatttgtgaggatagtaaaaaaaaatcatcattatATACCTAGTGAAGAAGTTTCTTCCATAAACTTTCCAGTGatccaataaaatattctctacaGATTTCCCAAGTCCTGCAATGACATTTAGCCATGCCAGGCATGCCCATATTCCATCTTTTTCGCGAATATGATCAGAACCGGTACCAAAGCTTTCTTCTCCACATAATGACAGATCTCCGGCATCCATCaaatttcctaaaatttaaagagattacaattaatatgtaacttgcagattttttaaaagtaataatgcAAAGTAAAAATGTCACATACCGAAATATTTCCATCCAGTGGGAACTTCGAAGAATTTCACTCCGTCCTTAATGGCGACTCTATCGACAGCTGCAGCAGTTGGCATAGATCTAGCATATCCTTTAATGCcagttttttgaaaatatggaattaattttaaattagcagCTAATACTGCTAAGGAATCAGAGGGAGTAACAAAGAAAGCTTTCTTGCCCAAAATCTAtaagcaaaacaaaatttattaaaacaatattctaattataaagatttttagagtttttaaattatgttcatTTTACTCACCATATTCCTATCTCCATCTCCATCAAAAGCGGCACCAAAATCATACGGTCCTTCTTTTACAGCAATCACTAAATCTTTGGCATAAGTTAAATTTGGATCGGGATGTAAACCACCAAAATCTTCTAAcggttttatatttactaaacTCGTATCATCAACGCCTAATTCGCtactaaatattctttttacatacGGTCCCGTaactaaaaatcaaaaaaaaatttattataatatctctgTTTACAAGATCTGACaaaattctctataaaaaCAGAgaagtaatatatgtaaattatgtaatagcCTAACCTCCATTCATCGAATTgatgagaattttaaatgcTGGCTTATCCACACTGCCttgcaataatttcttaatacttGTAAAGTCAAAAATCTCTTTCATAAGTTCCACATAATCATTCACAGaatcaattatatcaatagTAAATGATCTACCATCTACTTCGATAGAAACATTctgtattttatgaatatctaTGCTAATAtcaggaataattttataacattggaGTGTTTTAGTAATCTcatagattttatttgttatgttGTCTGGAGCAGGACCACCATtatcgcaattaaatttaataccaaAGTCGGCATCAGGACCACCAGGATTGTGCGATGCGGTTAAGACAATCCCGCCTTGTGTTTTATACTTTCTTATTATAGTTGATACTGCTGGCGTTGAAAGAATGCCATTTTGACCAACAATCAATTTTCCTAcctagaaaaataatagttttgtaTAATCTAATTGgtttttatactataatttctttttaaatttataagtatttctAGATaactgtttataaaattttttttaaactcacttgtataattttatcgcataAAATTGCTAcagtatcaaataattaaataacatgtattataaaaatcagcaAAATGATGAAGTTAAGATACATTGCATACTATATATAGACATGTATGCATTATTGATATCAAATATCAAGCTTACTATAATTGTTCAATGACAGTTGCTTGcatcaatatttctttatctcttaCAGTCTTGCAATATTGCCACAATTGCCTTGCACATAATTCAATCCGCGTGTATAGCATCTCATGGAATTTTCGCAAAAGGCTCGAACCGGTCGATCGATCTTACCCCGTTTGCCGCGGCGATTCGGATGATCTTCGCCACTGCTTCTTTGCCGTAAAACCGTCCGTCACCGCCGATGACGAGAGTGCAGCCGGTCAGCTGATCACCTAGGGCCTGCAATATCGCCTGGATGAAATTCTCTGTGTAATGTTCTTGCTGAAAGACCTTGACGGCCTTACGCAAACCCGAAGTGCCCGGTTTCTGGCCTTCGTACACCCGGGTGTTCACCGTTAGGCTCGTCACCGGTGTCGTTGTCACGGTCATGTTCTGCAAGCGCGTTGCAAATGGGAAAaggtgtaaaagaaaaaaaaaacgatgtaATTAGATGAAACTAGAAGAGAATGTATCGTAATCGAGGAACGTGCGAATCAAAAGGAGAGATCGTACTCTCGTAATAGCCACCCAACAACTGTCGGCAGACTGAACTTTGTCTGTCAATGACATGCAAGGGCATAGGCGCCCGGTCGCCGCCATCTTGCAAGATTGCGCGCGCCAGCTGTCGCGCACGTGTATGTACgcatggtcgaaacgtcgaaATTGCATAGATAGGTCAAGGGACCTATCGCATGTATAACAATGCTTCAAAAATATACGATTcgtgggagaaaaaaaaaggaaatttaatcaGAGTAAATTAAACggcgaaatttaaatatttctacgattgttctctgattttttctgaaattaaaaaatgtacgctataaagtatattgtgcgaaaaaaagaaaagaaacgagaaaagataagaagaagaagagaatatatagataaagaaCAGATCTAAGATTTATCAGTACTGccaggaaatataaaattttcttggcGATATACAGTGTGACTCCCgcttataaatacaatttttaattcgctTGTATAAATAAGCAAGTCTTTGCTAATTTTTGATCGAACGGATTTAAAACTTCATATTTAATGTCGCAAGCCGATATCTGACAATGCATAGGCTTCGTTTTCGAAaagatttatggaaaaatatttttgtaaggtAAACAAGTTTGCTGCTTCATATGAAAGAGAGCTTCGATAAAAGccgtttttctttcaattttttatattaataaattttttattttgctaagtaaaaaaattaagattattttatatttccatataaatgtaaagattcctataataattttataattgttgtaGTTGTATCCAAGATGctggataaataataatgtatgccgtgaataagattatttttactttaataacgattgaaatatcaagaatttatatacattcttatataaaaattaatagaagatatctatatttcaagagaagtgaaaaatattatataaactttagtTTGCGTTAATTTCTACAGATTCAATTTGGTCATTTTCGGTCGTAATagcaaaatgatatattttaacatatttcaaCTATCaaacgaagaaataaaaaaaacgattgTGAATAAACAGTATTCGTAATCATATGTGCGTACATAACAGTGCGTAGATaacagatttataaataaattatgcctacaaattaaaaacaaggaaaaaagagagctAGAGACAGAGATAGATATATGTCGCGATTTTTCcgatttgtaaatatattgtgaaTATAATCTTTCGGGATTCgcgcttttatcattttcgataattgataaaagtaaaaaaaacaattacatTAACATGATAATTCGTTATTTAGAACTAAACTTAAACTGGACATCGAACATAATAGCAATCGCGTGTTTAATTCACGAGTTTGACGTCACGGATCATATATTGCTTCAAATTAAGATAACAAATGTACAGGATTTCTCGggcattgtatatatataatacacatcgTTGAGAGATAAATGAATAGGGTCGCAAGTTCGATGTTTCAagtggaaataataaaaagtaaacatCATCGTTATTAACTTCTACAAAAAATAGCgctcgagaaaaaaagaaactctgTATTTTGCAAATGTTGTTCAATGTGTGTACTTGTTAACTATCACtaatacaaacatttttttcataaggGTTTTGCCTTTCTGGGGAATgccttaatattaattaaaaaaaggtaaacataaaaataacaagatacaattttaattttttttaaagatttacgTCACGAGCCAATATGATCCGTCAGATAGTCCGTAAAGTATTTACAGACACttctttagaatatttaaacaacCTTCATCCTCAGAGATAAGATTTCCGGGCATATTAagggatatttatttatttatgattcagTGCAAGATTACTGACTATTGGAGAAGAAATTGTACGTACGACTAtgtgaaacattttattcagTTAGTTGTCTACGTTTGGCTGAAGAGGCTCTCTCAGTAAACTCTAATTAGTATCGCTAATACTACGAGAAGTGTACTAATATATGTTTAGCTGCTCGTATTATTCTAAACATCACATCAcatggataaaattatttgcaaattatatagcaTAATTCGCGTATAGGAAGTATGAGAAAGTAACGAAATTAACAGTCAAATGACGTCAAGAATATGGATTAACTCAGCGACATAGATCAAAGGTCGGTTATCTATTTCTACCTACaacagtttaaaaaataaaatctcacaCAAAATAGCGCCAAATACGTcaatgcgattttttttttgcccaaTCGATATCGAAAGAGGGAAGGCAACAAAAATCATGGCAAATATTGCGATCACTTTGTGATCAACACCGACGATCGTCGGTTTTTAgcgacacgcgcgcgcgctggTGGCTACTGAAAAACGGGTGGAAGGAGAGTGTTAAGTCAAGGATGGCTGATATAAAGTTCGCGAGTTTATAAAACAGAGATCAACTTGCTCCAAAACCCAGTTTTCCAATCGATCGCGTTCGCGCAGGAACAATAGTACCCGTGTGTTATCAGGGAATAGTTTTAAAACCGACGATATTTTCGGTCATTTTTCCACACCGGAATGAGAAGAAATCAATCGGATTGATTGTACAttaggaaaagagagagatatagatagatagagtgagttggaaatttttcaatttacccTACGACTTATATAGAGTCGCGGAAGGTTCACTGATATCGAACATCATTCCGCTAAGTTTACGATAACTTTTCGTGTGGttctttcctttttaatcATCGGCTGTAATttgaacttgaaaaaaaaaagatacatttatcGTTTCGATAAAACTGTACATGTGCTTTGAGAAATAAGTTATTGAATCCGCTATCTCCGCTCGCACCTTGTGAACGATATTAAACGgtacatttgatatttttatttaaaaaatgacatgTGCATAATACATATCTtgtaatgtgtataatatggATCTTGTAATTCATTAACACAACAATAAAATGACGCGTCGTTTAATTGCATAGTAAGtgtacttattttataaattgttaaaaaaaaaaagaaaattgcatcTACTTAAATGTTGAAGGTTTAAAGAGACATACCCGTTTGAACCTTCACAAATGAGCATTTTGAtgcattttctagattttttgcagcaacaatttgataaaaacttttttttttacaatattaatacattattattaaatacttaaataaatatcttcaacttaaaatttttttttttaattttacgaatatttgcagatttatattttcatgcataGTGTGCATGAAAACTTTCATTTAGCATATtcgaaatcaaaaattttttttattaaacattaataattatctattgtACAAGcgtcttttcaaaattaaaaaaaaagaaaaaataagaaaatggcgatatattgaaaaaagtttcgtttttttataaatccatcttttttgtttacaaaaaaaatgaggaATCCAGATTTAAAAAAGGCTTCGTTAATAGTTGCGGAATTTTATTAGGAATTCGcgtgcaaaatttaaagtcaATTCATCGAACGTAGAAAGCCCGAGCTTTCATGCATACcgtgcatgaaaatataaatctgcaaatatttacataccttaaaaaaaaaattttaagctgaaaatttttatttaagtacttaataatattatattaatattgtaaaaaaataaaaagtttttatcaagtcGTTGCGTTGCAAAAAGtctagaaaatgtactcatttttcGAAAGTTCAAACAAATATGCCTCCTTAAACTCT
Protein-coding regions in this window:
- the LOC126850506 gene encoding phosphoglucomutase, with translation MTVTTTPVTSLTVNTRVYEGQKPGTSGLRKAVKVFQQEHYTENFIQAILQALGDQLTGCTLVIGGDGRFYGKEAVAKIIRIAAANGVGKLIVGQNGILSTPAVSTIIRKYKTQGGIVLTASHNPGGPDADFGIKFNCDNGGPAPDNITNKIYEITKTLQCYKIIPDISIDIHKIQNVSIEVDGRSFTIDIIDSVNDYVELMKEIFDFTSIKKLLQGSVDKPAFKILINSMNGVTGPYVKRIFSSELGVDDTSLVNIKPLEDFGGLHPDPNLTYAKDLVIAVKEGPYDFGAAFDGDGDRNMILGKKAFFVTPSDSLAVLAANLKLIPYFQKTGIKGYARSMPTAAAVDRVAIKDGVKFFEVPTGWKYFGNLMDAGDLSLCGEESFGTGSDHIREKDGIWACLAWLNVIAGLGKSVENILLDHWKVYGRNFFTRYDYENCDSGSADNMMQSLEVLIQKSEFIGRKLQHEGKEYVVKQADNYSYTDPVDGSKAMKQGLRILFEDGSRIIFRLSGTGSSGATIRMYIDSYENDPATFEKDAQLVLKPLINIALELSELRQYTCRDAPTVIT